From the genome of Ignavibacteriales bacterium, one region includes:
- a CDS encoding amidohydrolase, translated as MKNLLSVLISILIISSISAQTMKTAFINGKIYTVNENQPIAQAVVVDGNKIVFVGSDEDARNIIDSQTEIINLNGKLMLPGFIDNHVHFLSGGFYLLGIDLRPANSTMEFKKILKDYVEKYPNKWITGGYWDHEKWETKELPTKEMIDEISPNTPIFVERLDGHMGLANSNVLKLAGITKDTESPDGGLIVKDPKTGEPTGVLKDNAMNFVYNIIPAASAEENYDAAIAALEESKQLGITSVQDITFEDAFTTFKKLREENKLTCRIYTRWPIVDYKSLVDKNIKIGFGDNYIRMGSLKSFADGSLGSSTAWFFEKYNQDTTTFGLPMDIITNGDMEKWCIDADKNHLQLSVHAIGDRANSWMLDLFGKISKENPVWDRRFRLEHAQHVRFEDIPRFTNLGVIASVQPYHCIDDGVWAEKRIGPDRIKYTYPFKSFLDAGVKVCFGTDWFVAPLNPLLGLYAAVTRRTLDNKNPDGWIPEQKISIEDAIKCYTINSAYASFEENIKGSIEVGKLADLIVLSDDILTIDPIKIKDAIVEMTVFDGKIIYKK; from the coding sequence ATGAAAAATTTATTATCTGTTCTAATATCAATCTTAATCATTTCATCAATATCAGCACAAACTATGAAAACAGCCTTTATAAATGGAAAAATTTACACTGTAAATGAAAATCAACCTATTGCGCAAGCCGTTGTTGTTGATGGAAACAAAATTGTATTCGTTGGATCGGATGAGGATGCTAGAAATATCATCGATTCTCAAACAGAAATAATTAATCTTAACGGCAAACTAATGCTGCCGGGATTTATTGATAATCATGTGCATTTTTTAAGCGGTGGATTTTATTTACTAGGTATAGATTTACGTCCAGCGAATTCCACAATGGAGTTTAAAAAGATTCTGAAAGATTATGTAGAAAAATATCCGAACAAATGGATTACGGGCGGTTATTGGGATCATGAAAAATGGGAAACAAAAGAACTTCCAACAAAAGAAATGATTGATGAAATATCTCCGAACACTCCTATTTTTGTTGAAAGATTAGATGGTCATATGGGTTTAGCAAATTCGAATGTATTAAAATTAGCTGGAATTACTAAGGATACTGAAAGTCCTGATGGTGGACTCATTGTCAAAGATCCTAAAACCGGGGAGCCAACCGGTGTGTTAAAAGACAATGCTATGAATTTTGTTTATAATATTATTCCCGCTGCATCAGCAGAAGAAAATTATGATGCCGCAATTGCTGCTCTTGAAGAATCAAAACAATTAGGTATTACAAGTGTTCAGGATATCACATTTGAGGATGCTTTTACTACATTCAAAAAGTTACGCGAAGAAAATAAACTAACTTGTAGAATTTATACTCGCTGGCCAATAGTGGATTATAAAAGCCTTGTAGATAAAAATATAAAAATTGGTTTTGGTGATAATTATATAAGAATGGGTTCTCTCAAATCATTTGCTGATGGTTCTCTCGGTTCAAGTACAGCATGGTTTTTTGAAAAATATAATCAAGACACAACAACTTTTGGTTTACCAATGGATATTATAACCAACGGCGATATGGAAAAATGGTGTATTGACGCTGATAAAAATCATTTACAGCTTTCAGTTCATGCTATTGGTGATAGAGCTAATTCATGGATGCTTGATCTATTTGGAAAAATTTCTAAAGAAAACCCAGTATGGGATCGAAGATTTAGACTTGAACATGCCCAGCATGTTAGATTTGAAGACATTCCTCGATTTACAAATCTTGGTGTGATCGCATCCGTTCAACCATATCACTGTATTGATGATGGTGTATGGGCAGAAAAAAGAATAGGGCCGGATCGTATAAAATATACTTATCCATTTAAATCTTTTTTAGATGCCGGGGTAAAAGTTTGTTTTGGAACCGATTGGTTTGTTGCACCACTTAATCCGCTACTAGGGCTATACGCAGCCGTTACACGCAGAACTCTTGATAATAAAAATCCAGATGGTTGGATACCAGAACAAAAGATTTCAATTGAAGATGCAATTAAATGTTACACAATAAATTCCGCTTATGCTTCCTTTGAGGAAAACATAAAAGGCAGTATCGAAGTTGGAAAGTTAGCAGATCTAATTGTATTGAGTGATGATATTCTCACAATTGATCCGATTAAAATAAAAGATGCAATAGTTGAGATGACCGT